The genomic stretch CTGGGCTCGGGCATCGCCAAGGTGCCGGAGATGCTGGAGGCGGGCATCACCGTGGCGCTTGGCGCGGACGGCGCGCCCTGCAACAACACGCTCGACATGTTCTACGAGATGCGGCTCGCGGCGGTGCTCCACAACCCGCGCGTGGGGCCGCTGGCCATGACGCCCATGCGCGTGCTGGAGATGGCCACGCTCAACGGCGCCCGGGCGCTCGGCCTGGAGGACCAGGTGGGCTCCCTCGAGGTGGGCAAGCGCGCCGACATCACCGTGGTGGATGTGTCCGACCTGCACGCGGGGCCCACCCCGGAGGACGTGCTCGCGCCGCTGGTCTACTCGGGCCGGGCCACGGACGTGACGCACGTCTTCATCGACGGGCGGCCCGTGTTGAAGGACGGCGTGCTCACCACGCTGGACCGCTCCGCCGTGGTGTCCAACGCCAACGCCCAGGTCGAGCGCATCCTCCAGCGCCGCAAGCGCGCCCGGGGCAGCTGAGCGCGGCCCTCAGGCCGGCAGCCGCACCACGAAGGACGTCGCCCAGCCGGGCGCGTCCTCCACCTCCAGCCGGCCGCCATGCGCCTCGGCGGCGAGCCGCGAGAAGTACAGCCCCAGGCCGTAGCCCCGACGGCTGTCGCGCTCCGGCTCTCCCTGCACGTACTTGTCGAAGATGCGCCCGCGCAGCTCCCGGGGGATGGGGGCGCCGTCGTTGCGCACGGCCAGCCACCGCCCCGTCGCGTCCTCGCCGCCCTCCAGCCGCACCCGGCCCCCGGTGGCCGCGTAGCGCACGGCGTTGGTGGTCAGGTTCTCCACCACGCGCACCAGCAGGTCCAGGTCGCCCACCAGCTCCAACCGCTCGGGGGCAGCGACCTCCAACTGGATGCGCCGGGCGCGCGCCACGCCCTCCAACGAGCGGCGCACCTCGTCCAGCAACGCGCTCGCGAGCAGGGGCGCCCTGCGCGGCTCCAACCGCCCCTCTTCCAGGAGGGGGACGTCCATCATGTCGGTGATCATCCGGTCCAGGCGGGCGGTGATGGCCAGGCCCGTGCGCACGGACTCCAGGAGGCTGTCCGACTTCACCTCCTGCTCCATCCACGACAGCGTCATGGTGAGGGCGGACAGGGGGGAGCGCAGGTCGTGCACCAGGAACTGGGTCAGCTGCTCCTTGTCCCGTTGGAGCGCGCTCAATTGGGCGTTCTTCGCGTGCTCCTCGCCGAGCAGCCGCTCGATGGTGCGCCGCGCCTCCTCCACCTCCTGGAAGCGACGGGCCTCCAGGGCCCGGTCCACCTCCGCGCGGGTGAGGGCGATGGCGGCCAGGCGCAGCCGCCGCGTCTTGTAGTGACTCATCGCCGCCATCATCAGCAGCGTCACCACGGCGACGGCCACCGGGCCCCAGCCCACCGAGGCCTCCCGCATGAGCGCGCCCTGGGCGAGCGCCCCGAGCGACGCGGTGGCGTAGACGATGGCCGGCCGCAGCGCCAGCCCGCTGAGCGCGACCACGAGCGCGAACAGCCCCAGGCTGAAGCCCGCCACCCCCGCGGGGAAGGGGGAGATGGGCAGCGCCACGTGCTGGAGGCCGTAGACGAGCGCCACGTCCACCAGCGACTGCACCGCGCCGAGCCACCGCGCCTCCGGCCGCGCCCTCACGACGAACAGGACGGCGACCACGCCCACGTAGGGCCCCAGGATGGCCGGGTAGGGCTCCCAGTCCTCACCCCCCGCCAGCCACAGGACCGTCGTCAGCGCCAGGAAGACGGCGGCGCCGACCAGCCGCACCGCCGCGCCCGTCCCCAGCACGCTGCGGCGCTGGGCATCCACCGCCCGCGCCAGCGAATCCTCGAAGCGTTGCGGCCACGCCAACGTCCTGTCCACCTGGGTGGTTTTCCTCACTTCCCGGGTCAGGGCAAGTTATCGGGAGGGGGAGGCGCCGGGCGGGCGTCCGTGCGGAGGGTGGGAGCCCGCACGTGGAGCGCCGGGCTTGTGGCGCGCCGGCAATCGCCTTAGGTGAGTGCACGTAGCACTGATCAGACGGGGCGGTTGTGGCTGCTTGCCCGCCCCGGAGTTCGTGTAAGGTGGACGGGAGTAGGTCTGGACGGAGGTAGACCGGCGACATGTGGGACAGACTCAAGAGGGCATTGCGCAGCTTCGCGGGCTTCTTCGTCTCCTCCATCGAGGATCCGGAGCTCATCCTCGAGCAGAACATCCGCGACCTGAACGACCAGGTCCCGAAGATGAACGAGTCCATCGCCATGGTTCGGGCGAACGTGACGCTGCTCGAGAAGGAGAACGCCAAGTACAAGGAGGACGTGCGCTCGATGACGGCCAAGGTGAAGGCCGCCATCCAGGCCGGTCGTGACGACCTGGCCGCGCAGTACGCGACCAAGCTCCAGATCGAAAAGGACGCGCTCGAGCGCAACGAGGCGCAGCTGACCACCGCGCGCCAGGCGTACGAGAAGGCCCTGAACGTCAAGAAGGCGTTCATGCGCGAGAAGGACCGCAAGACGCAGGAGGCCATGACGGCCATCCGCGACGCGCGGCGCGCCAAGTGGCAGGCCAAGGTGGCCGACACGATGGAGTCCTTCACCGTCGCGGGCATCGACTCCACGCACGACGAGATGCTGCGCAAGGTGGAGGAGCGCACCGCCGTGAACGAGGCGCGCATGCAGATGGCGCTCGAGTCGGTGGACCACCAGGCCGCGCAGATCGAGGAGGAGGCCGAGAAGATCCAGGCCAACGAGCTCGTGAAGCAGTTCAAGATGGAGATGGGGCTGATGGACAGCCCCGCCCCGGTGTCCGACGTGAGCGGCGCGGCGGGGAAGACCATCGGCAAGAAGGTGGGGGTCGAGTAGTCCCCCCGTTGGGTCGCCATGAGGAGACGAGGCCTGGGAACTGACGGATGAAGCTCCACCGTGGACCAGGCCTCTTCCTCTTCTTGTCCCTGTGCGTGCTGGGCGCGGGCTGGGTGCTCGCGTCCCGCATGGGGTACCTGGACAAGCTCCAGGCGCGCTTCTTCCCGGCCACGCGCGAGGCGGTGCGCCTGTCGCCGGGTGACTTCCCGGCGGGCGTGTCCGCGCCGGTGGCGGACGTGGCGTCGGTGCCGCTCAGGCCCGTGCTCATCGGCTTCACCCCGCGCGGCTCGGCGGCGGGGCTGCTCGTCGCGGCCGGTGGGGCCACCACGCTGGACAACCCCACGGCGCCCGCGGGCGCGGCGCAGGGCTCCCTGAAGACGGCGTACGCGCTCGACGCCCGCGCGGTGCTCTTCGGGCGGGAGGAGGAACTGCGGCAGGCGCTGGCCATCGGCGCGGAGAACGGCGGCGTGGACATGGCCATGCTGTCGGTGGACCGGCTGGCGTCGTGGGCGCCGGGGCTGCGGGACGCGGCGCCGCGCACGGTGCTGCTGGCGGGGCGCAGCCGGGGGCAGGAGGCGCTCGCGGCGGTGGGGGTGACGGACCTGGCGGGCCTGCGAGGCAAGCGCGTGGGTGTCTACCCCTTCAGCTCCACGCACTACTTCGCGCTGTGGGTGCTGGCGCGCGCGGGGCTGCGCACCTCCGACGTGCGCTGGGTGGACCTGCCCTCCACGCTGGACGCCGGGCGCGCGCTGCGCGAGGGCCGGGCGGACGCGGTGGTGGGGCTGTGGGGCGACGTGGAGCTGGCGGCCCGCGACAGGGGCGGCGCGGTGCTGGCGACGACGGCGGACGCGCCGCACCTGGTGGCCACGGTGCTGGTGGCGCGGGGCGACTTCGCGGCGCGCTATCCGGACGCGGTCCGCCGCGTGCTGCGCGGCATGCTGGACGCGGGACAGAGCGTGCTCAAGGACCCCACGGCCGGGGCGCGGATGCTGGGCGAGGTGGCGCCGTACCTGGGCGACCCCATCGAGGCCATCCGCAGCGCGCCGCCCGCGACGCTGGCGGACAATCGGGCGTTCTTCGGTCTTTCCGGCGAGGCGCCAGTCACCTATGACGAGCTGTATCAGAGCGCCGCCGCGCTCTTCCAGAAGCTCAAGCAGGGCCCTCCGGTGCCCCTCGCGGAGGACACGCGGGACCTGGGGGCGTTGAAGTACGTGTCGGAGGCGCGAGGGCCCTGAGGCCCAGCCCGGGCGAGGCGCCGGGACGGGGAGGACGGACGTGGCGAAGAAGTCGCCGAACTACATCAAGGCCGCATTCCTGATGCCCGCCAACCTGGTGGGGCTGGGGACGGCGGTCGCCTCGGCGGCGATGACGGGCGAGCCGCTGCCCGCCCTGGTCGCGCTGGGGTTGGAGGGGCTGTACCTGGGGCTCTTCTCGTCCATGCCGCGCTTCCAGCGCGCCGTGCGCTCGCGGGAGCCGGCGGACCCGGAGGCGGCGCGCAAGGCGGTGGACTCGCTCCTGGCGGACCTGTCGCCCTCGCAGCGCGAGCACTACCAGCAGCTCGTCGGGCTGAAGGAGAAGATCCTCGCCAACTACCGCAAGCTGCCGGGCGGCAAGGTGCTGGAGTCGGACAGCGAGCCGAGGCTGGACGCGCTGCTCACGTCCTTCCTGCGGCTCATCTCCACGCTGAACCAGCACCGCTCGTTCCTCAACAGCTCCGACCGCGAGAACCTGGAGAAGGACGTGCGGGAGCTGGAGGAGGACATCGCGCGGGAGGCCAACCCGCGGCTGCGCGAGGTGAAGCAGAACCGGGTGGACATCCTGCGCAAGCGCCTGTCGCGCTTCGAGCAGGCGGGGGAGAGCCGCGAGGTGGTGAGCCACCAGCTGGCGGGCATCGAGGACCTCATGCGGCTGACGCACGAGCAATCCATCGCCATCCGCGACCCGGAGAGCGTCAACCGGCAGCTCACCGTGCTGAGCGCGGAGGCCGAGGCCACCGAGGAGTCCGTGCGGCAG from Myxococcus stipitatus encodes the following:
- a CDS encoding ABC transporter substrate-binding protein, giving the protein MKLHRGPGLFLFLSLCVLGAGWVLASRMGYLDKLQARFFPATREAVRLSPGDFPAGVSAPVADVASVPLRPVLIGFTPRGSAAGLLVAAGGATTLDNPTAPAGAAQGSLKTAYALDARAVLFGREEELRQALAIGAENGGVDMAMLSVDRLASWAPGLRDAAPRTVLLAGRSRGQEALAAVGVTDLAGLRGKRVGVYPFSSTHYFALWVLARAGLRTSDVRWVDLPSTLDAGRALREGRADAVVGLWGDVELAARDRGGAVLATTADAPHLVATVLVARGDFAARYPDAVRRVLRGMLDAGQSVLKDPTAGARMLGEVAPYLGDPIEAIRSAPPATLADNRAFFGLSGEAPVTYDELYQSAAALFQKLKQGPPVPLAEDTRDLGALKYVSEARGP
- a CDS encoding sensor histidine kinase; this translates as MDRTLAWPQRFEDSLARAVDAQRRSVLGTGAAVRLVGAAVFLALTTVLWLAGGEDWEPYPAILGPYVGVVAVLFVVRARPEARWLGAVQSLVDVALVYGLQHVALPISPFPAGVAGFSLGLFALVVALSGLALRPAIVYATASLGALAQGALMREASVGWGPVAVAVVTLLMMAAMSHYKTRRLRLAAIALTRAEVDRALEARRFQEVEEARRTIERLLGEEHAKNAQLSALQRDKEQLTQFLVHDLRSPLSALTMTLSWMEQEVKSDSLLESVRTGLAITARLDRMITDMMDVPLLEEGRLEPRRAPLLASALLDEVRRSLEGVARARRIQLEVAAPERLELVGDLDLLVRVVENLTTNAVRYAATGGRVRLEGGEDATGRWLAVRNDGAPIPRELRGRIFDKYVQGEPERDSRRGYGLGLYFSRLAAEAHGGRLEVEDAPGWATSFVVRLPA
- a CDS encoding PspA/IM30 family protein, which codes for MWDRLKRALRSFAGFFVSSIEDPELILEQNIRDLNDQVPKMNESIAMVRANVTLLEKENAKYKEDVRSMTAKVKAAIQAGRDDLAAQYATKLQIEKDALERNEAQLTTARQAYEKALNVKKAFMREKDRKTQEAMTAIRDARRAKWQAKVADTMESFTVAGIDSTHDEMLRKVEERTAVNEARMQMALESVDHQAAQIEEEAEKIQANELVKQFKMEMGLMDSPAPVSDVSGAAGKTIGKKVGVE